In Silene latifolia isolate original U9 population chromosome X, ASM4854445v1, whole genome shotgun sequence, the following proteins share a genomic window:
- the LOC141622258 gene encoding putative WRKY transcription factor 48 translates to MSNYQQIIDFSNNNNTNNNNININNMNKSIFQVAPTKEMEAYEMSGGFDNKTYMSNYFVDLLGFSSDLSNNSSSLFDSLLSPILSSSPSFHQPDNNDDLYRFPVSAYPTVTGESSEVVNTPTPATPNSVSVSSSSSDAAENRCGKSKEIVSKDDVVDDDPNDLVEEDKSKKQLKLKKKNQKRQKEPKVAFKTKSEVDHLDDGYRWRKYGQKAVKNSPFPRSYYRCTTSACGVKKRVERSCDDPSTVVTTYEGHHTHPCPVMTRGGYGFGMTAGLIPNPSILDQCSTGSFAGTGAALSSSFFFHTPQSFHHHNNLYQQHPTQLQSYFHNNQIPSSMNFTTSTNGGPNSTLTSMTGGSLHREARDDGLLQDIIVPSQMRNDHDHGLAEQTLKDEGN, encoded by the exons atgtctaattatcaacaaattatagatttttcaaataataataatactaataataacaatataaatataaataatatgaataaGAGCATATTCCAAGTTGCACCAACAAAAGAAATGGAAGCATATGAAATGAGTGGTGGATTTGATAACAAAACATATATGAGTAACTACTTTGTTGATTTACTTGGATTTTCTTCAGATTTATCCAATAATTCCTCTTCTTTATTCGATTCTCTACTTTCGCCAATATTATCATCTTCTCCTTCATTTCATCAACCGGATAATAACGATGATCTTTATCGGTTCCCGGTTTCGGCGTATCCGACTGTGACTGGAGAGTCGTCTGAGGTGGTTAACACGCCGACTCCGGCTACGCCGAATTCAGTATCAGTTTCGTCGTCGTCGTCGGATGCGGCTGAGAATCGGTGTGGTAAGAGTAAAGAGATTGTTAGTAAGGATGACGTGGTTGATGACGATCCTAATGATCTTGTTGAGGAAGACAAGTCTAAAAAACA ATTGAAGCTGAAAAAGAAGAACCAGAAAAGGCAGAAGGAGCCTAAAGTTGCGTTCAAAACTAAGAGTGAAGTTGACCACCTTGATGATGGCTACCGTTGGCGTAAGTACGGCCAAAAAGCCGTCAAGAACAGCCCCTTTCCTAG GAGTTACTACCGTTGCACTACATCGGCGTGTGGGGTGAAGAAGAGGGTGGAGCGGTCATGTGATGACCCGTCTACTGTGGTTACTACTTACGAGGGGCATCACACCCACCCGTGTCCAGTTATGACACGAGGAGGATATGGGTTCGGGATGACTGCTGGTCTCATCCCAAACCCAAGTATTCTAGATCAATGCAGCACTGGTTCATTTGCTGGAACCGGTGCTGCATTGTCATCGTCCTTCTTCTTTCATACACCACAATCTTTTCATCATCACAATAATCTTTACCAACAACATCCAACACAACTCCAAAGTTATTTTCACAATAATCAAATTCCATCCTCCATGAACTTCACTACCTCCACCAATGGTGGCCCAAATTCTACTCTAACATCAATGACAGGTGGTTCCTTGCACCGAGAAGCTCGAGACGATGGTCTTCTACAGGATATTATTGTTCCGTCTCAGATGCGAAACGATCATGACCATGGTCTAGCTGAACAAACACTTAAAGATGAAGGGAATtaa
- the LOC141618716 gene encoding uncharacterized protein LOC141618716 — MRFTKQKRHRKIVRFYTACFGFREPFKVLCDGTFIHHLSNNNLVPDKSVSSALAAPVHLFTTKCAIAELESLGRSYGGSVNSARRDFRLAKCEHDQNVSAYDCIVETVGDNNPEHFFVASQDVKLRKQCQKVPGVPVMYGLRNAVYLDQLSSFQREYVKVSEEERLRMTDSEYKLLQKRVKKISNSEIDSSEEENEDEISEPRALDNRKTYKRGLEIKDKAKFKLKRAKAPNPLSRKKKSKPSTPASNSGKKENAGSGATRSRPRKRKRSHKAQTSSATPAS; from the exons ATGAGGTTCACAAAGCAGAAAAGACACAGGAAAATAGTGAGATTTTACACAGCATGTTTTGGATTTAGAGAACCCTTCAAGGTTTTATGTGACGGAACTTTTATTCACCATTTATCTAACAACAATCTTGTTCCTGATAAATCCGTTTCTAGTGCTCTTGCTGCACCTGTTCATCTCTTTACTACCAA gTGTGCTATTGCAGAGTTGGAATCTCTTGGACGCTCTTATGGGGGATCTGTAAATTCTGCTCGCCGAGATTTTCGACTTGCTaa ATGTGAGCATGATCAGAACGTGAGCGCTTATGATTGCATTGTCGAAACTGTCGGAGACAATAATCCTGAGCACTTCTTTGTTGCGTCTCAAGACGTTAAATTACGGAAGCAATGCCAGAAG GTCCCTGGAGTTCCGGTTATGTATGGTCTACGGAATGCTGTGTATCTTGATCAGCTCTCATCATTCCAGCGTGAGTATGTGAAGGTTTCTGAAGAAGAGAGGTTACGTATGACTGACTCAGAATACAAGTTACTACAGAAGCGAGTAAAAAAGATTTCGAACAGTGAAATAGATTCTTCTGAGGAAGAAAATGAAGATGAGATTTCAGAGCCTCGGGCTTTAGACAATCGCAAAACGTATAAACGGGGATTGGAAATTAAAGATAAGGCCAAGTTCAAACTGAAAAGAGCAAAG GCTCCAAACCCCCTTTCTCGTAAGAAGAAAAGTAAACCTAGCACTCCAGCTTCAAACTCCGGAAAG AAGGAAAATGCTGGTAGCGGGGCAACAAGAAGCAGGCCTCGGAAGAGGAAGAGAAGTCACAAGGCTCAAACATCCTCAGCCACTCCTGCATCCTAG